One genomic region from Anopheles bellator chromosome 2, idAnoBellAS_SP24_06.2, whole genome shotgun sequence encodes:
- the LOC131207064 gene encoding cadherin-23: MNSDHRVDWSPMAILKRSVGRLKWQRFERRLLPNLLLVLGVCVCTVSCNRAPVFLIDDHAEIVIRLKEHPDTPVGTLIYRLRGYDADGDPLTFGVQKSGDSHIIRLKQNTSSEAYVYLNHELDRETKEEYTLILTLTDGRLGEGNFVTQSFLLLVEDINDNEPIFKPFASVLEVAEDSPPGILTTLEATDKDEGAYGQVIYYLQGLSEENNVFSVATVNGKGVVRLARSLDYERQHFYHINVLAVDRAIQGRINTGTAALLVRVKDVEDQPPEFLVTQPVVRISEDALVGSEVMRVKAVDGDRGINNRIVYGIAGSNASELFEIDRLKGSVRTRQQLDREDSGNPINGAFILEIVATEQSELKPPPSATMEITVIVTDVNDELPRFRSEAYRCEIVENAQENTLATFVEGSLNEVFDYDQGTNGTFRLSLQPPSDIFEVTPSQALNEATFGIRVKNPALLDYERLREVNLTIVASEVELASRSSSARVRVRVLDQNDNFPEFSQPIYEIDVPENVTTGTVLVQIEATDRDSGTYGTEGVRYTNLTGSISHSLHLDPRTGVITVTSFDDHLFDREIVQKHYLSVEAQDNGGRGNRNTVQLILNLIDVNDNAPVFLQKQYDVRLKENAFEFESPIAVEARDNDQEGSPNSAVEYRLLDTRHAEHFHVGLKTGRLAIREAVDFEQLDGVSATETTRAITLTVEASDQGSPPLTAEVTVTVYVQDVNDHAPAFLESQYAIELPEDTMSGYPVLKVVAMDGDGSFPNNLVSYRIQQGADGKFVIGAETGEISVTSGASLDPDLIGPDSMASGTSYLLEVIATDGGNGGQQLQGSCLVNVTITDVNNKPPVFAGPTAISVRENTPVGTEVYRLMANDPDEGAMLRYYIDRSQSEGKTEEGVPVKLDDYDFAAAFVLDPANGLLKISKLLDREKISEIKLVCMVEDVAAERGDQIASTVLRIGILDENDNNPRFRKPFYKYSISENTQYGVTVGTVVAEDPDINKTVKYNLEGEKAVLELLHVDDHTGEIVVRNRIDHEEFGWLNFSVRATDFGIPPRASFVEVFVQVLDENDNNPYFVDGVGDFYVSENATIGTEIVAILAKDLDSGDFGRITYLLDRVSSKEKFSIDPESGVLRVAGSLDREDTDRYMMAVEAWDNYPYGYLNGESRNAFKHILVHVTDENDNVPVIQKPTTGCSMITEYHNVNEPIAKLRATDADDPATPNGQISFDINDVSGIFYIQQTAAQSAEIYARGPLKNLYGNYSLDVIVSDAGAVPNSARDTIEICVADFNDHAPVFVVPSGNTTVKVFENTTVGKPFFQVHAYDEDVGENAIVRYRLRMDSTGIYKKFSIDRETGELSVASPLDRETQMIYDLRIEAYDQGVPTPLSSTVDLIVYVRDVNDNQPQFLLKEISLNFTEHTTPGAERIRLPDTIDQDYLDPLDGPPSSTVCYYIVQGNEDGHFALDPIKHDLMVEKELDREVKSRFKLHIKATEDCARGNLSSEPNAGHVASLLKATVYVNDINDNSPVFESKIFTGGISTSFQFGATILQLKAHDADDGLNGLVRYHRHSDIRKTLAEGLDDLRSDPFLVDADTGLVVLNFFPQKSMRGYFDFSVTANDSYGCSDRAHVFIYLIREDQRVKFILRQRPSEIRHNIHSFREILANVSGCIVNIDDIRVHENPDGSVDRTKSDMFMHLVDQKNNSVLDVHEVLHLLDRHVEKLDRLFKEFNVLDTQASQLIQTPEMDELSVNIVWLFVTNIVLGALLIVVIGLSVSQRLTYRRRLRAAKIAAYGTSGPSRMYQEVLGAVPNTNKHSVKGSNPIWIATGETGPAGEGGEWLRDEFDKCKDAIDAQYERSLSSGFFIDNCLQYEVSRRTGEANNAANYQITQQMTDTAAYARNLETTEL; encoded by the exons ATGAACAGTGATCACCGCGTGGACTGGTCTCCGATGGCAATACTCAAACGGAGTGTCGGCCGACTCAAATGGCAGCGGTTCGAGCGGCGGCTTCTGCCGAACCTGCTCCTAGTTTTaggcgtgtgcgtgtgcacgGTCAGCTGCAATCGAGCGCCGGTGTTCCTGATCGATGACCACGCGGAGATAGTGATACGGCTGAAAGAACACCCGGACACACCGGTCGGGACGCTGATCTACAGGCTGCGCGGATACGACGCAGACGGAGACCCGCTCACGTTCGGCGTGCAGAAGAGCGGCGACAGCCACATTATAAGACTGAAACAGAATACCTCCAGCGAGGCGTACGTGTATCTGAACCACGAGCTCGACCGGGAAACGAAGGAGGAGTACACCCTGATCCTGACCCTAACCGATGGGCGGCTCGGTGAGGGCAACTTCGTCACGCAGAGCTTCCTGCTGCTCGTGGAGGACATCAACGATAACGAACCGATTTTTAAGCCGTTCGCGTCGGTCCTGGAGGTGGCCGAGGATAGCCCGCCGGGCATTCTGACCACACTGGAGGCGACCGACAAGGACGAGGGTGCGTACGGCCAGGTGATCTACTACCTCCAGGGGCTGAGCGAGGAGAACAACGTgttctcggtggccaccgtcaacGGGAAGGGTGTCGTGCGGTTGGCACGGTCTCTCGATTACGAACGCCAGCACTTCTATCACATCAACGTCCTGGCCGTGGATCGTGCAATACAGGGGCGAATCAATACGGGGACGGCCGCACTGCTCGTGCGAGTGAAGGACGTCGAGGATCAGCCACCGGAGTTTCTGGTCACGCAACCCGTCGTCCGGATATCGGAGGATGCTCTCGTCGGCTCGGAAGTAATGCGAG TAAAAGCCGTGGATGGGGATCGAGGTATCAACAATCGGATCGTGTACGGTATAGCCGGCAGCAATGCCAGCGAGCTGTTCGAGATTGACCGACTGAAGGGCTCGGTCCGGACGAGACAGCAGCTGGACCGTGAAGACTCCGGCAATCCCATCAACGGAGCGTTCATTCTGGAGATTGTGGCCACCGAGCAGAGTGAGCTGAAG CCACCGCCTTCGGCTACGATGGAAATTACGGTTATCGTGACGGACGTGAACGATGAACTACCGCGGTTCCGGAGCGAAGCGTACCGGTGCGAAATTGTTGAGAACGCCCAGGAGAACACGCTGGCCACGTTCGTCGAAGGCAGCCTGAACGAGGTGTTCGACTACGATCAGGGCACGAACGGCACGTTCCGCCTGTCGCTGCAGCCTCCGAGTGACATCTTCGAGGTCACCCCGAGCCAGGCCCTTAACGAGGCAACGTTTGGGATTCGCGTCAAGAACCCGGCCCTGCTGGACTACGAGCGGTTGCGGGAGGTAAACCTGACGATCGTGGCGAGCGAAGTGGAACTGGCCAGCCGTAGCAGTTCGGCTCGGGTCCGTGTGCGGGTACTCGATCAGAATGATAATTTTCCCGAGTTTTCCCAACCGATCTACGAGATCGATGTGCCGGAGAATGTCACTACCGGCACGGTGTTGGTGCAGATTGAGGCTACCGACCGGGACTCGGGGACCTACGGTACCGAGGGCGTGCGGTACACGAATCTGACCGGCAGCATCTCCCATTCGCTGCATCTGGATCCACGGACCGGGGTGATAACGGTCACCTCGTTCGACGATCACCTGTTCGATCGGGAGATCGTCCAGAAGCATTACCTCTCGGTGGAGGCGCAAGATAATGGTGGCCGAGGGAACCGTAACACGGTCCAGCTGATCCTGAACCTGATCGACGTGAACGACAATGCGCCGGTATTTCTGCAGAAACAGTACGACGTGCGGTTGAAGGAGAACGCGTTCGAGTTTGAATCACCGATCGCGGTCGAAGCGAGAGACAACGACCAGGAAGGATCACCCAACAGTGCCGTCGAGTATCGGCTACTCGACACACGGCATGCCGAACACTTTCATGTGGGTCTCAAGACGGGGCGTCTCGCCATCCGGGAGGCGGTCGACTTTGAGCAGCTCGATGGTGTTAGCGCCACGGAAACGACCCGGGCAATTACGCTGACGGTGGAGGCAAGCGATCAGGGAAGTCCACCGTTGACGGCGGAGGTTACGGTCACGGTGTACGTGCAGGATGTGAACGACCATGCACCGGCATTTCTGGAGTCACAGTACGCGATCGAACTGCCGGAAGATACGATGAGCGGTTACCCGGTCCTGAAGGTGGTGGCCATGGACGGTGATGGCTCGTTTCCGAACAATCTGGTAAGCTACCGGATCCAGCAGGGTGCCGATGGGAAGTTCGTGATCGGTGCGGAAACGGGTGAGATTTCCGTCACGAGCGGAGCTTCGCTCGATCCGGATCTGATCGGTCCGGATTCGATGGCCAGTGGGACGTCGTACCTGTTGGAAGTGATTGCCACTGACGGTGGCAACGGAGGTCAGCAACTGCAGGGATCGTGCCTGGTGAACGTGACCATCACCGATGTGAACAACAAGCCACCGGTGTTTGCGGGCCCGACGGCCATCTCCGTCCGGGAGAACACCCCGGTCGGGACGGAGGTTTACCGGCTGATGGCCAACGATCCGGACGAGGGTGCGATGCTACGGTACTACATCGATCGCAGCCAGTCGGAGGGCAAAACCGAGGAGGGAGTTCCGGTGAAGCTGGACGACTACGACTTTGCGGCGGCATTCGTCCTGGACCCGGCGAACGGGCTGCTGAAG ATCTCGAAACTGTTGGATCGTGAGAAAATTTCCGAAATCAAGCTCGTCTGCATGGTGGAAGACGTGGCCGCCGAGAGGGGTGACCAGATAGCGAGCACCGTCCTGAGGATAGGCATCCTGGACGAGAACGATAATAACCCACGGTTCCGGAAACCATTCTACAAATACTCGATCTCCGAAAACACTCAGTACGGTGTAACGGTGGGCACGGTCGTGGCCGAGGATCCGGATATCAACAAAACGGTCAAGTACAATCTCGAGGGTGAGAAGGCGGTCCTGGAACTGCTGCACGTTGACGATCACACGGGCGAGATAGTGGTGCGCAATCGGATCGACCACGAGGAGTTCGGTTGGCTAAACTTTTCCGTCCGAGCCACCGACTTTGGCATCCCGCCGAGGGCATCCTTCGTCGAGGTGTTTGTACAGGTGCTGGACGAGAACGATAACAACCCGTACTTTGTCGACGGTGTCGGTGATTTTTACGTATCGGAGAACGCCACCATCGGGACGGAGATAGTGGCCATACTCGCGAAGGATCTCGACTCGGGGGACTTTGGACGCATCACGTACCTGTTGGATCGCGTCAGCTCGAAG GAAAAGTTTAGCATCGATCCGGAAAGCGGCGTCCTGCGTGTGGCGGGCTCGTTGGACCGGGAGGACACGGATCGGTACATGATGGCGGTCGAAGCGTGGGATAACTATCCGTACGGTTATCTGAACGGCGAAAGTCGGAACGCGTTCAAACACATACT GGTCCACGTCACGGATGAGAATGACAACGTGCCGGTAATCCAGAAACCAACCACCGGGTGCAGCATGATCACGGAGTACCACAATGTGAATGAGCCGATCGCAAAACTGCGAGCGACCGATGCCGACGATCCCGCGACACCGAACGGGCAGATCAGCTTCGATATCAACGACGTTTCGGGAATCTTCTACATCCAGCAGACGGCGGCACAGTCGGCAGAAATCTATGCCCGTGGCCCGCTGAAAAACCTGTACGGCAACTACAGTCTCGATGTGATCGTGAGCGACGCCGGAGCGGTGCCGAATAGCGCCCGGGACACCATCGAGATATGTGTGGCAGACTTCAACGATCACGCgccggtgtttgtggtgcccaGTGGCAACACGACGGTGAAGGTGTTCGAG AACACAACGGTCGGCAAGCCGTTCTTCCAGGTGCACGCCTACGACGAGGATGTGGGCGAGAACGCCATCGTACGGTATCGGCTCCGGATGGACTCAACGGGCATCTACAAGAAGTTCAGCATCGACCGGGAAACGGGGGAGCTCAGTGTAGCGTCACCACTCGACCGAGAAACGCAGATGATCTACGACCTGCGGATCGAAGCGTACGATCAGGGAGTACCGACACCACTCAGCAGCACCGTCGACCTGATCGTGTACGTGCGGGATGTGAACGATAATCAGCCCCAGTTTTTGCTCAAAGAAATTAGCCTCAACTTTACCGAACACACAACACCCGGCGCGGAAAGGATACGGCTGCCCGATACGATCGATCAGGATTACCTCGATCCGCTTGACGGCCCACCGTCGTCCACCGTTTGCTACTACATTGTGCAGGGCAACGAGGATGGACACTTTGCGTTGGATCCGATTAAGCACGACTTGATG GTCGAGAAGGAACTGGATCGGGAGGTAAAGTCTCGCTTCAAGCTGCACATCAAAGCCACGGAAGACTGTGCCAGGGGCAACCTCTCGTCGGAACCGAACGCTGGCCATGTGGCCAGCCTGTTGAAAGCAACCGTCTACGTGAACGACATCAACGACAACTCGCCGGTGTTTGAGTCGAAAATATTCACCGGCGGAATCTCTACCTCGTTCCAGTTCGGGGCCACGATCCTTCAGCTAAAG GCACACGACGCCGACGATGGTCTGAATGGGTTGGTGCGGTACCATCGGCACAGTGACATACGCAAAACCCTCGCCGAGGGACTCGACGATCTCCGGAGTGATCCGTTTCTGGTCGACGCCGACACGGGCCTGGTGGTGCTCAACTTTTTCCCCCAGAAGTCGATGCGAGGCTATTTCGATTTCTCCGTCACGGCGAACGACTCGTACGGGTGCTCCGATCGGGCCCACGTCTTCATCTACCTCATTCGGGAGGACCAGCGCGTGAAGTTTATCCTCCGCCAGCGGCCGTCCGAGATCCGCCACAACATTCACAGCTTCCGAGA GATTTTGGCCAACGTAAGCGGATGCATTGTCAACATCGACGATATCCGGGTCCACGAGAATCCGGACGGGTCGGTTGACCGCACCAAGAGCGACATGTTTATGCATCTGGTCGACCAGAAGAACAACTCGGTGCTGGATGTGCACGAGGTGCTGCACCTTTTGGATCGGCACGTCGAAAAGCTTGACAGACTGTTTAAG GAGTTCAACGTGCTGGACACGCAAGCCTCGCAGTTGATCCAGACGCCCGAAATGGACGAGCTTTCGGTGAACATAGTTTGGCTGTTTGTCACCAACATCGTGCTCGGGGCGCTGCTCATCGTCGTGATCGGGCTGTCGGTGTCGCAACGACTCACGTACCGCCGACGGTTGCGGGCGGCCAAAATTGCTGCCTACG GGACGTCCGGACCGAGCCGGATGTACCAGGAGGTGCTCGGAGCGGTCCCGAACACCAACAAGCACAGCGTGAAGGGCAGCAACCCGATCTGGATCGCGACCGGCGAAACGGGACCGGCTGGCGAGGGCGGGGAGTGGCTGCGGGACGAGTTCGACAAGTGCAAGGACGCCATCGACGCGCAGTACGAGCGTTCGCTCAGCTCCGGGTTCTTCATCGACAACTGCCTGCAGTACGAGGTGTCGCGCAGGACCGGCGAGGCCAACAATGCGGCCAACTATCAGATCACCCAGCAGATGACGGACACGGCCGCGTACGCCCGGAACCTCGAAACGACGGAGCTGTAA